A DNA window from Aspergillus nidulans FGSC A4 chromosome I contains the following coding sequences:
- a CDS encoding uncharacterized protein (transcript_id=CADANIAT00007445): MALIESTYYPSPDTPINQLGIKPDFSREPRGMSSTPRISISASMACKPSNTTTFKARQFLLLIKAHFSILKHLLQSGSGIVHATHEPSTCTLTVHVDRTKFQSHGKPALADYLCRLHIWRCTADVSTCKEYYERLYVVDGIYEEWRQIWIGVRRLRIWSNSFIIGFLEAVVQLLLGLERWMWSLETLCLVEIPYCRLQSMDMRVLSSYSTSHCRPDVEF; the protein is encoded by the exons ATGGCCCTCATTGAAAGCACTTACTACCCGTCCCCCGACACTCCAATCAATCAGCTCGGGATCAAGCCAGATTTTTCCCGCGAGCCGCGTGGCATG TCCTCTACACCACGTATCTCAATATCGGCGTCGATGGCCTGCAAGCCCTCAAACACTACAACTTTCAAAGCAAGAC AATTCCTACTACTCATCAAGGCTCACTTCTCTATCCTCAAACATCTCCTGCAAAGCGGCTCCGGCATTGTCCATGCCACTCATGAACCCTCGACCTGCACCCTCACCGTACACGTTGACCGCACCAAATTTCAGTCCCATGGAAAGCCAGCGCTAGCGGACTATCTCTGCCGCCTTCACATCTGGCGCTGCACAGCTGACGTTTCTACCTGCAAGGAGTATTATGAACGTCTATATGTGGTCGACGGCATATACGAGGAGTGGAGACAAATT TGGATTGGAGTTCGAAGACTTCGCATCTGGTCGAATTCCTTTATCATAGGTTTCCTTGAGGCAGTTGTTCAACTGCTTCTTGGACTAGAGAGGTGGATGTGGAGTCTAGAGACTCTGTGTCTAGTGGAAATCCCTTATTGTCGGCTGCAAAGCATGGACATGAGGGTGTTGTCGAGTTACTCCACTAGTCACTGTAGG CCTGATGTAGAGTTCTAG